The Sphingobacterium bambusae genome includes a window with the following:
- a CDS encoding FtsL-like putative cell division protein — translation MSKNTIKDKELSEEVQEKMNESVEEKVEETQNFLRSIFSTKKLSSYLVAKNLPFAAFVALLGLLYISNRHLAERTVRSIDRLGRDVKELSWDYKSLSAELMKLTTQTEIAKRADTLGLKERTEPPIKIEVVKEK, via the coding sequence ATGTCGAAGAATACGATAAAAGACAAGGAATTAAGTGAGGAAGTTCAGGAAAAAATGAATGAATCAGTTGAAGAGAAGGTCGAAGAGACGCAAAATTTTCTCCGGTCTATTTTTTCAACGAAGAAGCTGTCCAGTTATTTGGTAGCTAAAAACTTGCCTTTTGCGGCTTTTGTGGCATTGTTGGGATTGTTGTATATCTCTAACCGCCATTTGGCTGAACGAACGGTGAGATCTATTGACCGATTAGGGCGCGACGTGAAGGAGTTGAGTTGGGATTATAAGTCCTTGTCTGCAGAGTTGATGAAATTGACGACGCAGACTGAAATAGCAAAACGGGCAGACACCTTGGGTTTAAAGGAGCGCACGGAACCACCTATCAAAATAGAGGTGGTTAAAGAAAAGTAG
- the rsmH gene encoding 16S rRNA (cytosine(1402)-N(4))-methyltransferase RsmH has translation MTSAGVYHVPVMLQECMDAMAIKPDGVYVDVTFGGGGHSREIMKHLGPKGRLIAFDQDPDAVKNAIDDPRFTLIHQNFKFLKNNLRLLGVKEVDAVLGDLGVSSHQFDSAERGFSIRFDADLDMRMDQVADLDAKMVLNTYAEEELHRIFGMYGEIQNARSLAKTIVTARLTAAIETVAGLKEVIKRLVPKGKEHKYHAQVFQALRIEVNQELEALQAFLEQTVSVLKPGGRLVVMSYHSLEDRLVKNFMQKGKFKGEVEKDFFGNEIKPFKVISRKAITAGEVELASNNRSRSAKLRVAERNI, from the coding sequence ATGACTAGCGCCGGAGTTTACCATGTTCCTGTGATGTTGCAAGAGTGCATGGATGCTATGGCGATAAAGCCAGATGGTGTTTATGTAGATGTGACGTTTGGTGGCGGTGGTCATTCGCGAGAAATTATGAAGCATCTGGGGCCGAAAGGTCGATTGATAGCATTTGATCAAGATCCTGATGCGGTAAAGAATGCGATCGACGATCCGCGGTTTACCTTGATTCATCAGAACTTTAAGTTCTTGAAAAATAATTTGAGGCTGCTGGGTGTGAAAGAAGTGGATGCGGTGTTGGGTGACCTTGGTGTTTCTTCGCATCAGTTTGATTCTGCCGAGCGTGGATTTTCCATTCGCTTCGATGCTGATCTGGATATGCGTATGGATCAGGTTGCTGATTTAGATGCGAAGATGGTTTTAAATACCTATGCCGAGGAGGAGTTGCACCGAATCTTTGGTATGTATGGCGAGATTCAGAATGCACGTTCTTTGGCAAAAACAATTGTGACTGCGCGCTTGACTGCTGCAATAGAAACGGTTGCTGGTTTGAAAGAGGTGATTAAGCGTTTAGTGCCAAAAGGCAAAGAGCATAAGTATCATGCACAGGTGTTTCAAGCGTTGCGTATAGAGGTGAATCAGGAGTTGGAGGCGTTGCAGGCTTTTTTAGAACAGACTGTTTCTGTGTTGAAGCCAGGTGGACGTTTGGTGGTCATGTCCTATCACTCTTTGGAAGATAGGTTAGTGAAGAACTTCATGCAGAAAGGGAAGTTTAAGGGTGAGGTGGAGAAAGATTTTTTTGGAAATGAAATAAAGCCATTCAAAGTGATCAGTCGTAAGGCTATTACGGCAGGTGAGGTTGAGTTGGCTAGCAATAATAGATCGCGCAGTGCGAAATTGCGTGTCGCTGAACGGAACATTTAA
- the mraZ gene encoding division/cell wall cluster transcriptional repressor MraZ, whose translation MNYLIGEYECKLDTKGRMVVPAALKRQLPDVEREGLVVNRGFEKNLVIYTRAEWNKILKQLSRLNQFQPKNRDFVRRFMSGSTELMLDAAGRVLLPKSLLEYAEVTADVVLACNLEKIEVWSKAKYEEQLGALSEEDFSDLAEQVMGGFDLEGGSDD comes from the coding sequence ATGAACTATTTGATTGGAGAATACGAATGCAAGCTGGACACCAAAGGAAGAATGGTGGTTCCTGCCGCGCTCAAAAGGCAACTGCCTGATGTTGAGCGTGAGGGGCTTGTTGTGAATCGTGGCTTCGAGAAAAATTTGGTCATTTATACACGTGCTGAATGGAATAAGATATTGAAACAATTATCTAGGCTTAATCAATTTCAGCCGAAGAATCGGGATTTTGTGCGAAGGTTCATGAGTGGATCCACCGAGTTGATGTTGGATGCGGCGGGACGTGTTTTGTTGCCGAAGAGTTTGTTGGAGTATGCAGAAGTTACTGCTGATGTGGTGTTGGCTTGTAACCTAGAGAAAATAGAGGTGTGGTCGAAAGCGAAGTATGAAGAACAGCTAGGAGCTTTGTCGGAGGAAGATTTTTCTGATCTAGCGGAGCAAGTGATGGGAGGTTTTGACTTGGAAGGAGGTTCGGATGACTAG